Proteins encoded in a region of the Deefgea piscis genome:
- the fumC gene encoding class II fumarate hydratase, which produces MSNYRIETDSFGAIQVADSALWGAQTQRSLMHFHISTERMPPELMLALARVKRACAASNQALGLIDSSKANAIIAAADEVLAGQHAAAFPLLVWQTGSGTQSNMNMNEVLANRASELLGGSRGAARLLHPNDDVNLGQSSNDIFPTAMHVAAAQGMQDELLPNLARLIESLRSKSAEFADIVKIGRTHLQDATPITLGQEISGWYSQLEHAERMLKLSLPSLCQLAVGGTAVGTGLNTHPQFGARVAAELALHTGLPFESASNKFAALAGHDAMVSAHGAMKTLATALIKIANDIRWLASGPRCGLGELQLPENEPGSSIMPGKVNPTQCEAMTMLCCQVLGNDVAISIGAASGNFELNVFKPLIAYNFLQSLRLLRDGMASLTTHCIVGISAQREHIAALLEQSLMLVTALSPHLGYDQSAEIAKYALKQNCTLKQAALDLGLLTGEQFDTWVNAKAMTHS; this is translated from the coding sequence ATGAGTAACTACCGCATCGAAACCGATTCTTTTGGCGCCATACAAGTCGCAGATTCGGCGCTATGGGGCGCGCAAACACAGCGCTCTTTAATGCATTTTCATATTTCGACTGAGCGGATGCCGCCCGAACTGATGTTAGCTTTAGCGCGCGTGAAGCGCGCCTGCGCGGCCAGTAATCAAGCACTGGGATTAATCGACAGCAGTAAAGCCAACGCAATTATTGCCGCTGCCGATGAAGTGCTCGCTGGGCAACACGCAGCGGCGTTTCCCCTCTTGGTTTGGCAAACAGGTTCAGGCACACAAAGCAATATGAATATGAATGAAGTGCTCGCCAATCGAGCGTCTGAATTACTCGGCGGCTCGCGCGGCGCGGCGCGATTATTGCACCCCAATGACGACGTTAACCTTGGGCAATCGAGTAATGATATTTTCCCCACCGCGATGCACGTTGCTGCCGCACAAGGGATGCAAGATGAGTTATTACCCAATTTGGCCCGTCTGATTGAAAGCCTGCGCAGCAAGTCGGCCGAGTTTGCCGACATTGTCAAAATCGGTCGCACGCACTTACAAGACGCCACTCCGATCACGCTAGGGCAAGAAATATCCGGCTGGTATAGCCAGCTAGAGCACGCCGAACGCATGCTCAAACTCAGTTTACCGTCCTTATGCCAATTGGCCGTTGGTGGTACCGCCGTTGGCACTGGGCTCAATACGCATCCACAATTTGGCGCTCGCGTTGCGGCCGAATTAGCGCTGCACACGGGTTTACCCTTTGAAAGCGCCAGCAATAAGTTTGCCGCTTTAGCTGGGCACGATGCGATGGTTAGCGCGCATGGTGCGATGAAAACCTTGGCCACGGCCTTAATTAAAATCGCCAATGATATTCGCTGGCTAGCCTCTGGCCCGCGCTGTGGCTTGGGCGAATTGCAATTACCTGAAAACGAACCGGGCAGCTCAATCATGCCCGGCAAAGTCAATCCAACCCAATGCGAAGCAATGACGATGCTGTGTTGCCAAGTATTAGGCAACGATGTCGCCATCAGCATCGGCGCGGCATCGGGCAATTTTGAACTTAATGTTTTTAAGCCCTTAATTGCTTATAACTTTTTGCAAAGCTTGCGCCTTTTGCGCGATGGTATGGCGAGCCTCACAACGCATTGTATTGTCGGCATCAGCGCGCAGCGCGAGCATATTGCCGCACTGCTTGAACAATCCTTAATGCTGGTCACCGCGCTCAGCCCGCATTTGGGCTACGATCAATCGGCAGAAATCGCCAAATACGCCCTGAAACAAAACTGCACTT